A region from the Halobacillus mangrovi genome encodes:
- a CDS encoding biotin transporter BioY has product MKQSRLSAYDITLGALFVAMMAVGANITAVAPFLNILGVPLTLQTFFAILAGLILGSRLGMISMLVYAALGLVGAPVFAGFKGGLSIFISPTFGFILSFIALAFFVGKLAESNRKFPMYITAALVGIVINYFIGVNWFYAAMNFWVGGEGLSYVFAWSSMVPFLIKDVALAIVAAAFAFRLEKSVLHRTQLRQAS; this is encoded by the coding sequence ATGAAACAATCACGTTTATCTGCTTACGATATTACCCTCGGAGCTTTGTTTGTCGCTATGATGGCCGTGGGGGCAAACATTACAGCTGTAGCTCCGTTTCTGAACATTTTAGGTGTGCCGCTGACCCTTCAGACCTTTTTCGCTATTTTGGCAGGGCTGATTTTAGGGAGTCGCCTAGGAATGATATCTATGCTTGTGTACGCAGCTTTAGGACTGGTTGGAGCCCCAGTTTTTGCAGGATTTAAAGGAGGTTTATCTATTTTTATCTCTCCTACATTTGGTTTTATCCTATCGTTTATCGCTCTAGCATTTTTTGTAGGAAAATTAGCAGAATCGAACCGTAAGTTTCCTATGTATATAACAGCTGCTCTTGTTGGAATTGTGATCAACTACTTTATCGGAGTGAACTGGTTCTATGCAGCTATGAATTTCTGGGTTGGTGGAGAAGGACTCAGTTATGTCTTTGCCTGGTCGAGTATGGTACCGTTTTTAATCAAAGATGTTGCCCTAGCTATAGTAGCTGCAGCTTTTGCCTTCCGTCTGGAAAAATCCGTTCTGCATCGAACTCAACTTCGTCAAGCGTCATAA
- a CDS encoding SGNH/GDSL hydrolase family protein → MNRWKWLASILLSFTIAFFIVAVFVHSPEPKNTNNDSGSITSQKEDSNKKDRAEEKDSGTTEPDEVPAGEQEGTLSEGLREVFTSVIESARDMFIREDLDIVAIGDSLTQGVGDSTDNEGYIGILENTFNSNEQRERIDIENYGKRGNRTDQLLERMQTEDLSNSLREADLVLITIGANDVMEVVKNNFTSLNYKDFVSAQKDYESQLNEIIQRVEQLNPDVSIYLVGLYNPFDHYFNNIPELGQIISDYNRISKSVIDEYDQATFIPVRDIFTGAETELLWEEDHFHPNERGYKKMAERVLEYIRSDIEE, encoded by the coding sequence ATGAATAGATGGAAATGGCTCGCGTCGATATTACTTTCCTTTACGATCGCCTTCTTTATCGTAGCCGTTTTTGTTCATTCCCCTGAACCTAAAAACACGAATAATGATTCAGGTTCCATCACTAGTCAAAAAGAAGATTCTAATAAAAAAGACCGAGCAGAAGAAAAAGACAGCGGTACTACGGAACCAGATGAAGTTCCAGCCGGAGAACAAGAAGGTACATTGAGCGAAGGTCTCCGTGAAGTCTTTACGAGTGTGATCGAGAGTGCCAGAGATATGTTTATCCGTGAAGATCTGGACATCGTAGCCATAGGTGATTCTCTGACCCAGGGGGTTGGAGACTCAACGGATAATGAAGGTTATATCGGAATTCTAGAGAATACGTTCAATAGTAATGAACAACGAGAACGAATAGATATTGAGAACTACGGGAAGCGTGGAAACAGGACTGACCAGCTTCTTGAACGTATGCAAACTGAAGATCTCTCAAACTCTCTTAGAGAAGCTGATCTAGTGTTAATCACGATTGGTGCGAATGACGTTATGGAAGTGGTTAAAAATAATTTTACTAGTTTGAATTACAAAGACTTTGTCTCAGCTCAGAAAGACTATGAATCCCAGCTGAACGAGATTATCCAAAGAGTTGAACAATTGAATCCTGATGTCTCTATCTATCTTGTTGGACTTTATAATCCGTTTGATCATTACTTTAATAACATTCCAGAACTTGGGCAGATTATTAGTGATTATAATCGGATCAGTAAAAGTGTCATTGATGAATATGACCAGGCTACCTTCATACCCGTAAGAGATATTTTTACCGGAGCAGAAACAGAGCTCCTTTGGGAGGAAGACCATTTCCACCCAAACGAAAGAGGATATAAAAAAATGGCAGAGCGCGTGTTAGAATATATTAGAAGCGACATTGAAGAATGA
- a CDS encoding nuclease-related domain-containing protein: MNRVSTDNPHWTTLHEQFLKMSAGLAGETTADHYLRYLPSSEFQPLIDLQLYDGIQHFQVDALVVNPKLLLIIEVKNYKGELIFDLEHHQLFRKIDSKTDIFPDPFLQVEIQTLQLTRCLQHYNFPPLPIYSLIVIANPNTAIQTLDMDQQNLKRIIRAKQLPFAVREIDKMFIDEVWSAGTIQHFQQQVRKKHRPYRKSILIQFQLEEKDIIKGVQCPPCGQFRMSLKRDHWYCVKCSCRSKDAHLQSLMDYQLLIGKEITTPDFMKFARIESRKVAWRLLSEACPEYYGETRSRKYIGNNQSQPASSSTN; encoded by the coding sequence ATGAATCGGGTTTCCACCGACAATCCGCATTGGACTACCCTTCACGAACAATTTCTGAAAATGAGTGCCGGACTTGCCGGTGAAACTACCGCTGATCATTATCTACGCTATCTTCCTTCTTCTGAATTCCAGCCCCTGATTGACCTTCAGCTTTATGATGGGATCCAACACTTCCAAGTGGACGCATTAGTGGTAAACCCTAAATTATTGCTTATTATTGAAGTGAAAAATTATAAAGGAGAGCTTATTTTCGACCTGGAACACCATCAGCTCTTTAGAAAAATTGATTCAAAAACGGATATTTTTCCTGATCCTTTTCTGCAAGTGGAAATCCAAACCCTCCAGCTCACTCGCTGTCTTCAACACTACAACTTTCCTCCCCTCCCTATATACTCACTGATTGTCATTGCAAATCCGAACACAGCTATTCAAACCTTAGATATGGATCAACAGAATTTAAAGCGGATTATTCGAGCAAAACAGCTGCCTTTTGCCGTGCGTGAAATAGACAAGATGTTTATAGATGAAGTCTGGTCGGCAGGGACGATTCAACATTTTCAACAGCAAGTACGTAAAAAACACCGTCCTTATCGGAAATCCATTCTTATTCAGTTCCAACTTGAAGAAAAAGATATAATAAAAGGAGTTCAGTGCCCTCCGTGCGGACAGTTCAGGATGAGCCTCAAACGAGACCATTGGTATTGTGTGAAGTGTTCTTGCAGATCGAAGGATGCCCACCTCCAGTCTTTGATGGATTACCAACTTCTGATTGGTAAAGAGATAACGACTCCTGATTTTATGAAGTTTGCAAGAATTGAGTCCAGAAAGGTGGCGTGGCGGCTGCTGTCAGAGGCTTGTCCGGAGTATTATGGAGAGACAAGAAGCAGAAAATATATAGGGAACAATCAGTCCCAACCAGCAAGCAGCAGCACGAACTAA
- a CDS encoding Eco57I restriction-modification methylase domain-containing protein gives MSFSHADFLREPNKEQYDAIIGNPPYKSQRQSLYLRENKTFLKEEFQSIGVHNMYSLFIYKGIQLLKEGGILSMIVQDSFLSNVYYKRFRKYLLKNTEIKEIILAPRRLFHKGKADVRTAILTIVKKDPSDSEHSMKLIDRLMDQNYSEPENERVQYLPQKTFESIPDHNFAINIPMEILSLFKTPYTALGDIVKIGTGISTGNDRYFLRTANEVANKEGWIPFYKNGGAKDAWYYSPKYYIHEDWPLQKQLHPNFTTRNPLYFYHEGITCSSMGVEFSAAYLPKGSLFG, from the coding sequence ATTTCTTTTTCTCATGCTGATTTTTTAAGAGAGCCAAACAAAGAGCAATACGACGCTATCATAGGTAATCCTCCCTATAAATCACAGCGTCAAAGCTTATATCTGAGAGAGAATAAGACATTCCTAAAAGAAGAGTTCCAATCCATTGGTGTTCACAACATGTACTCTTTGTTCATCTATAAAGGCATTCAACTCTTAAAAGAGGGAGGAATTCTTTCAATGATTGTTCAGGATTCCTTTTTATCAAACGTATATTATAAACGGTTCAGAAAATATTTATTGAAGAATACGGAGATTAAAGAAATTATTCTTGCTCCACGAAGACTTTTTCATAAAGGTAAGGCAGATGTCCGAACAGCTATTCTTACCATCGTAAAAAAAGACCCTTCTGATTCTGAACATTCGATGAAGCTCATTGATCGTTTAATGGATCAGAACTATTCTGAACCTGAGAATGAAAGGGTTCAATATTTGCCGCAGAAAACATTTGAATCTATCCCCGATCATAATTTCGCTATTAATATACCTATGGAGATTTTGTCACTTTTTAAAACCCCCTATACTGCATTAGGTGACATAGTAAAAATTGGGACAGGCATATCGACAGGAAACGATCGATATTTTTTACGGACAGCTAACGAAGTTGCAAATAAAGAAGGTTGGATTCCTTTTTACAAAAATGGAGGCGCAAAAGACGCCTGGTATTATTCTCCCAAGTACTACATCCATGAAGACTGGCCGCTTCAAAAACAACTCCATCCGAATTTCACAACTCGAAATCCACTCTATTTTTATCATGAGGGAATTACTTGCTCTTCCATGGGTGTCGAATTCTCCGCGGCTTATTTACCTAAAGGAAGTTTATTTGGGTGA
- a CDS encoding YpmS family protein, with protein sequence MKRFFLNNKWRTSFWLLAFVNIGIIAWLLSLVFLPSSYTIVNVDKEKQSSDAEFTIVSTKKNLEQLANEYLSELSTQTVFDYSITLDRNVTLTGNIKAFEQTIPIKVELNPVVQENGDLILEQERISLGQLPLPNKKVLEFVKDNYNLPEWVVVNPNDENIYVGVTQMETASNFNVRVDRFNLNSNQLAFKISVPRDSFQFAQKMVEDNF encoded by the coding sequence ATGAAGCGATTTTTTTTAAATAATAAGTGGCGGACCTCTTTTTGGCTTCTGGCTTTTGTGAACATTGGAATTATTGCATGGCTGTTATCTCTAGTCTTTTTACCTAGTTCTTACACCATCGTTAATGTGGATAAGGAGAAGCAAAGCTCTGATGCAGAATTTACGATTGTTTCCACAAAAAAGAATTTAGAGCAGCTGGCTAACGAATATTTGAGCGAATTGTCAACTCAAACCGTATTCGACTATTCTATAACATTGGATCGGAACGTAACTCTTACAGGAAATATTAAAGCTTTTGAACAAACCATTCCAATCAAGGTAGAACTCAACCCAGTTGTACAAGAAAATGGAGACCTAATCTTGGAGCAAGAGCGAATATCTTTAGGGCAATTGCCATTGCCAAACAAGAAGGTTCTAGAATTTGTTAAAGACAATTACAACCTCCCGGAATGGGTTGTGGTTAACCCAAACGATGAGAACATTTATGTAGGAGTAACTCAAATGGAAACAGCTAGTAACTTTAACGTTCGTGTAGATCGGTTCAATCTGAACTCTAATCAGCTGGCTTTTAAAATATCGGTACCGAGAGACTCCTTCCAGTTCGCTCAAAAAATGGTGGAAGACAACTTTTAA
- a CDS encoding carboxymuconolactone decarboxylase family protein, with product MMPWIKPVKQKDIKELDICNKKEGPLPLFDRMLANAPDLYEAFIPLQKAIVRTSISDDLREAMITFVSMKNGCEFCTNSHKEALEGYIDQLDVLNWLESYTENDMSEEWKAALRYAERLITKPAEVTKEDVKSLEACGYTTKEIAELNQIIAYTSYTNQLSIGLGL from the coding sequence ATGATGCCATGGATAAAACCAGTTAAACAAAAAGATATAAAAGAGTTGGATATCTGCAATAAGAAGGAAGGTCCACTGCCGCTATTTGATCGTATGCTGGCCAATGCTCCTGACCTGTATGAAGCATTTATACCGTTACAAAAAGCTATCGTAAGAACTTCCATTTCGGATGACCTAAGAGAGGCAATGATTACTTTTGTATCAATGAAAAACGGTTGTGAATTCTGTACAAATAGTCATAAAGAAGCGCTGGAAGGTTATATCGATCAGTTAGATGTTCTGAATTGGCTGGAGAGTTACACCGAAAATGATATGAGCGAGGAATGGAAAGCTGCATTGCGATATGCAGAGCGTCTAATTACAAAGCCAGCGGAAGTGACAAAAGAAGATGTGAAGAGTTTAGAGGCATGTGGATATACTACCAAGGAGATAGCCGAGCTGAATCAAATCATTGCATATACGAGCTATACCAATCAATTATCGATAGGACTCGGACTGTGA
- a CDS encoding trimeric intracellular cation channel family protein has translation MTWEILNILAVSAFAFSGSIVALNERYDIFGTFILGIATPFAGGIIRNIALDVPVVHVWEQGYLLYVAFGTIAIVYFFPKSWVMSWDRWNIYLDAIGLSAFALQGASFAIENNFPLGGIIFASILTGVGGGVTRDVLAQRRPMVLHQEIYAVWAMLSGLLIGLGIINIESAWQTYSLFIAIILLRVLSYHLGWHLRFRDMYRL, from the coding sequence ATGACTTGGGAAATATTAAATATATTAGCCGTAAGCGCCTTTGCATTTAGTGGGTCTATCGTCGCATTGAATGAACGTTATGATATTTTCGGCACATTTATTCTAGGTATTGCAACACCCTTCGCAGGTGGGATTATTAGAAATATCGCTTTAGACGTGCCTGTCGTCCATGTGTGGGAACAAGGATATTTACTCTATGTGGCTTTTGGGACGATTGCGATTGTTTATTTTTTTCCTAAGAGCTGGGTAATGTCCTGGGATCGTTGGAACATTTATTTAGATGCCATAGGTTTATCCGCCTTTGCTCTCCAGGGAGCCTCCTTCGCAATTGAAAATAATTTTCCACTGGGCGGTATCATTTTTGCTTCCATATTGACGGGAGTGGGAGGAGGCGTGACGAGAGATGTTCTTGCACAAAGACGTCCTATGGTATTACATCAAGAAATTTATGCGGTATGGGCAATGTTGTCTGGATTACTAATTGGCCTGGGAATCATCAATATTGAGAGTGCCTGGCAAACTTATTCTCTTTTCATCGCCATTATTCTGCTTAGAGTCTTGTCTTATCATTTAGGATGGCATTTACGATTTAGAGATATGTATCGATTATAA
- a CDS encoding ATP-dependent DNA helicase encodes MGEKFTVSVRELMTYVYRTGNIDNRFRSSTSLTEGTMIHQEVQNEYKESDEKEVYLEYSFTREGMIIHLQGRSDGILSTEEGPVIDEIKSTSMEIDELTEETHPVYWAQAKGYAFMYAIQSDLEEVKVQLTYVQKQTKEKKRYTKTYTLVDLEIFMDGVIKEYVSYARILLHIREQKNQSIPDLEFPFFQYRKGQKKLAGSVYRTIQEKRDLFAQAPTGIGKTISTLFPAIKTIALGETERIFYLTAKTITRTTAEEALMKLEENGLILRSVTLTAKDKICFQEDTICQPDYCEYADGYYDRINGAIIDILMNETQLTRPVIEEYARKHKVCPFEYSLDLTDVVDIIIGDYNYIFDPRVSLKRLLPENKKKTALLIDESHNLVERAREMFSASICANDFQKASEEIGDEDEKLNQTAHAVYLDLLKIKEDNYEQEFTIDEVPGELEENLERFINRGERYLKGENEEERSEKLLDLYFAAQNFLKIHQLVDDHYRLITSKDNGDLTLRLYCLDPSKVLSDTTKAFRSSIFFSATLSPFGYYMDMLGGKKEDYVLQLPSPYNTSQIDLMISPLSTRYRSREHTADRLAELLYDQVVNYPGNHLFFFPSYQYMDLVFRRFQKYENVDTVAQEQGMDEDRREDFLNQFVCGGQLAGFAVLGGVFSEGVDLRGDRLNGVAVIGIGLAPRSFEKELIKEYFTKNGKNGYDYAYVYPGMNKVLQAGGRLIRSEEDRGAIQLIDDRFLSSKYKRLFPEDWGNYRIIK; translated from the coding sequence ATGGGAGAGAAATTTACAGTTTCTGTGCGAGAACTGATGACCTATGTCTATCGTACAGGGAATATAGATAATCGTTTTAGAAGCAGCACCTCACTCACAGAAGGTACTATGATTCATCAGGAAGTACAAAATGAATATAAAGAAAGTGATGAAAAAGAAGTTTATTTAGAATACTCCTTCACGAGAGAAGGGATGATTATACACCTCCAGGGCCGCAGTGATGGAATCTTGTCAACGGAAGAAGGTCCTGTTATCGATGAGATCAAATCAACCTCAATGGAGATTGATGAATTAACAGAAGAAACTCACCCAGTCTATTGGGCACAAGCTAAAGGTTATGCTTTCATGTATGCTATTCAGAGTGATTTAGAAGAAGTTAAGGTGCAATTGACGTATGTTCAGAAGCAGACGAAAGAAAAGAAGCGGTATACGAAAACCTATACCTTAGTAGATTTAGAAATATTCATGGATGGTGTCATTAAAGAATACGTGTCCTATGCCCGAATTTTATTACATATACGCGAGCAGAAAAACCAGTCCATTCCAGACCTGGAATTTCCCTTTTTTCAGTATCGGAAAGGCCAGAAGAAGCTTGCTGGAAGTGTTTATCGCACCATACAGGAAAAACGGGATTTGTTCGCTCAAGCTCCGACAGGGATAGGAAAGACGATTTCCACCTTGTTTCCAGCTATAAAAACGATCGCGCTCGGTGAAACGGAACGAATTTTTTATCTGACTGCTAAAACCATAACGAGGACTACTGCTGAGGAAGCACTGATGAAGTTGGAAGAGAATGGGCTGATACTAAGGTCTGTGACACTGACGGCTAAAGATAAAATATGCTTTCAAGAGGATACCATTTGCCAGCCTGACTATTGTGAATATGCAGATGGCTATTATGACCGGATTAATGGGGCAATAATCGATATTCTTATGAATGAAACTCAGCTTACACGGCCAGTGATAGAAGAATATGCAAGGAAGCACAAAGTATGTCCATTCGAATATTCGTTGGATTTAACTGACGTCGTCGATATCATCATTGGCGATTACAATTATATCTTCGATCCCCGTGTTTCATTAAAAAGACTTTTACCCGAAAATAAGAAAAAAACAGCTCTATTAATTGATGAATCGCATAATCTTGTGGAACGAGCCAGAGAGATGTTTTCGGCATCTATTTGTGCTAACGATTTTCAAAAAGCTTCCGAAGAGATTGGTGATGAAGATGAGAAGCTTAATCAAACGGCTCATGCTGTTTATTTGGATTTACTCAAAATAAAAGAAGATAACTATGAACAGGAGTTCACGATTGATGAAGTACCAGGAGAACTAGAAGAAAACTTAGAAAGGTTTATTAATCGTGGTGAACGATATCTCAAGGGGGAAAATGAAGAGGAACGTTCGGAAAAGCTCTTGGATCTTTATTTTGCCGCTCAAAACTTTTTGAAGATTCATCAGCTGGTCGACGATCATTATCGGTTGATTACTTCGAAAGACAATGGTGATCTAACCCTACGGTTATATTGTCTGGATCCCTCTAAGGTACTCAGTGATACGACGAAGGCTTTTCGTTCAAGCATTTTCTTTTCAGCGACCCTTTCTCCATTCGGGTATTATATGGATATGTTAGGAGGAAAGAAGGAAGATTACGTTTTGCAGCTTCCTTCTCCTTATAATACTTCTCAGATTGACCTAATGATTTCACCACTCTCCACGCGTTATCGCAGCAGAGAACATACGGCTGACAGACTGGCTGAGTTGCTTTATGATCAAGTCGTTAATTATCCTGGAAACCATTTATTCTTCTTTCCTTCCTATCAATACATGGACCTCGTTTTCAGACGGTTCCAAAAATATGAGAATGTTGACACTGTTGCGCAGGAACAAGGAATGGACGAGGACAGAAGAGAGGATTTCCTTAATCAATTTGTATGTGGAGGTCAATTAGCAGGTTTCGCTGTTCTTGGAGGAGTATTTTCTGAAGGGGTGGATCTAAGAGGGGACCGCTTAAATGGTGTCGCTGTAATTGGAATAGGACTTGCCCCAAGAAGCTTTGAAAAAGAACTGATTAAAGAATATTTTACGAAAAACGGAAAGAACGGGTATGATTATGCGTATGTTTACCCAGGTATGAACAAAGTTCTTCAAGCAGGTGGAAGATTGATTCGCTCAGAGGAAGATCGGGGGGCGATACAATTAATTGATGACCGTTTCCTATCGTCGAAATATAAGCGGCTATTTCCAGAAGATTGGGGTAATTATCGAATTATTAAATAA
- a CDS encoding PQQ-dependent sugar dehydrogenase — MAGIKKIALALIYVVFMLLFAACSDERETDHGGGDPDKEGITVLVGNLNSPWDIEVSQDTFYISERDGSIASWTEGGSLERVAVETEKEITQIGEGGLLGLKLTPEFEENQQAYAYHTYEEGQEVYNRVILIEKKEEQWEEVSVVLEEIPGAQFHNGGRLELAPDGSLFVTTGDALNQSLAQNLESLAGKILRMNPDGSVPEDNPYKDSYVFSYGHRNPQGLAWTENGKLYASEHGPDNKDEINILQPGRNYGWPLIVGDEEGEDMITPLYQTGNDTWAPSGIAVFRKKLYIAALRGTAVRTLSLEGDNPEVVTDQFGRVRDVEVENDSLYFITNNTDGRGMPDEEDDRLVRYSPN; from the coding sequence GTGGCAGGCATAAAGAAAATAGCGTTAGCATTGATTTACGTAGTGTTTATGTTGCTTTTTGCCGCTTGCTCTGATGAACGTGAAACGGATCATGGTGGAGGAGACCCTGACAAAGAGGGGATTACCGTTCTTGTTGGCAACTTGAATTCGCCCTGGGACATTGAAGTCAGCCAAGATACTTTTTATATTTCGGAGCGGGATGGAAGTATCGCGTCTTGGACGGAAGGAGGCAGCTTAGAGAGGGTCGCAGTAGAAACCGAAAAAGAAATTACTCAAATAGGTGAAGGTGGTCTATTAGGACTCAAATTGACTCCTGAATTTGAAGAAAACCAGCAGGCATACGCTTATCACACCTATGAAGAAGGGCAGGAAGTCTACAATCGTGTCATTCTCATTGAAAAGAAAGAAGAACAATGGGAAGAAGTCTCAGTTGTCCTGGAAGAAATCCCTGGTGCCCAATTCCATAATGGAGGGCGATTGGAGCTGGCACCGGACGGAAGTTTGTTTGTCACGACAGGAGACGCATTGAATCAATCTCTCGCTCAAAATCTTGAAAGTCTAGCAGGTAAGATTTTGAGAATGAATCCAGATGGCAGTGTCCCAGAAGATAATCCATATAAGGATTCGTATGTGTTCAGCTATGGTCATCGTAATCCACAGGGACTTGCCTGGACCGAGAATGGGAAGTTATATGCTTCAGAGCACGGGCCTGATAATAAAGATGAGATCAATATTCTACAACCTGGCCGGAACTACGGCTGGCCGTTGATTGTTGGTGATGAGGAGGGAGAAGACATGATTACTCCACTCTATCAAACAGGGAATGACACTTGGGCTCCTTCAGGGATTGCCGTATTTAGAAAAAAGCTTTATATAGCTGCATTACGTGGTACAGCTGTTCGAACTCTTTCTCTTGAAGGAGATAATCCAGAAGTAGTAACTGACCAATTTGGCCGAGTAAGGGATGTAGAAGTAGAAAATGATTCCCTTTATTTTATAACAAACAATACAGATGGAAGAGGAATGCCTGATGAGGAGGATGATCGACTCGTCCGTTACTCTCCAAATTAA
- a CDS encoding M24 family metallopeptidase — protein MEQRRNRFSKYLSDNNIDVAFINSTENFFYLTGFHTDPHERLLGLLVFPEADPIAVLPGMEEGQLRETGWSHDVIGYADHEDPWVMMGDLMQEKGITSVNSAGIEKQVLSYGRSESFFGLFDQVDVKDVEDQLNEMRVVKDEQEIAIMREAAELADFGVKVGTESLREGVTEMEVLATIEYELKKKGVSEMSFSTMVLFGEKSGQPHGNPGDRKLEAGDFVLFDLGVVWKGYTSDITRTFAFKSISDKQKEIYEKVREALEASLAISKPGTRIGDLDKTARDVITKAGYGELFPHRIGHGLGINVHEFPSMSHLNDGVLKEGMTYTIEPGIYDPKTGGVRLEDDVLVTKAGYETLTKTPKELRIIE, from the coding sequence ATGGAACAAAGACGCAACCGTTTTTCAAAATACTTAAGCGATAACAATATTGATGTCGCATTCATCAACTCGACAGAAAACTTTTTCTACTTGACTGGTTTTCATACAGACCCACATGAGAGGTTATTGGGTCTACTTGTATTTCCTGAGGCAGACCCTATTGCTGTTCTGCCGGGAATGGAAGAAGGACAGCTTCGTGAAACTGGATGGTCACATGATGTAATTGGTTATGCCGACCATGAAGACCCTTGGGTAATGATGGGAGACCTGATGCAAGAAAAAGGCATTACCTCCGTCAACTCTGCAGGGATAGAGAAGCAAGTATTGTCTTATGGGCGTAGTGAATCATTCTTCGGTTTGTTTGATCAGGTTGATGTCAAAGACGTAGAAGACCAATTAAACGAGATGCGAGTGGTAAAGGATGAGCAGGAAATCGCCATAATGCGCGAGGCAGCAGAACTTGCTGATTTTGGTGTGAAAGTCGGAACGGAGTCTCTCCGTGAAGGTGTCACCGAAATGGAAGTACTCGCAACGATTGAATATGAATTAAAGAAAAAAGGCGTCTCTGAGATGTCATTCTCTACAATGGTTTTATTCGGTGAAAAATCAGGGCAGCCTCATGGGAACCCTGGTGACCGCAAATTGGAGGCAGGGGACTTCGTTTTATTTGACCTAGGTGTCGTGTGGAAAGGATACACCTCTGATATTACCCGCACCTTTGCTTTTAAGAGTATTTCTGATAAACAGAAAGAAATCTATGAAAAGGTCCGTGAAGCTTTGGAAGCTTCCCTTGCCATCAGTAAACCTGGGACGAGAATTGGTGATCTTGATAAAACAGCTAGAGATGTCATTACAAAAGCAGGATACGGGGAACTTTTCCCTCACCGAATCGGTCATGGGTTAGGGATCAATGTGCACGAATTCCCATCTATGAGTCACTTGAATGATGGTGTACTGAAGGAAGGGATGACGTACACGATTGAGCCCGGTATCTATGATCCTAAAACCGGCGGAGTTCGTCTTGAAGATGATGTGCTTGTTACGAAAGCTGGTTATGAAACGCTGACGAAGACACCAAAAGAGCTTCGAATTATTGAATAA
- the cysK gene encoding cysteine synthase A produces MRVVNNIADLIGDTPLVKLNRVAPEGGADIYMKLEKYNPSGSVKDRAAFNMMEQAEKDGVLKKGSTIIEPTSGNTGIGIAMNAAARGYRAILVMPDTMTQERINLLKAYGAEIVLTPGDEKMPGAIKKAKELVEEIDNSFMPMQFENEANPDAHRFTTATEIIEAMNELGKPLSVFVSTAGTGGTVTGTGEELKKHFKEMTVHVAEPAGSPVLSGGKPGKHKLVGTSPGFIPDILNQEVYDEIFQVTDEDAYEITRRLAREEGLLLGTSCGAACWAAIQVAKRKEPGEVVVCIAPDTGERYLSGDLFRY; encoded by the coding sequence ATGCGTGTTGTGAATAATATTGCAGACTTAATCGGGGATACCCCGCTTGTCAAGTTAAACCGAGTAGCTCCAGAAGGTGGAGCCGATATTTATATGAAACTTGAGAAGTACAACCCAAGCGGCAGCGTGAAAGACAGAGCTGCTTTTAATATGATGGAACAAGCTGAGAAAGATGGTGTATTAAAAAAAGGCTCAACCATCATCGAACCGACGAGTGGAAACACAGGAATCGGTATCGCTATGAATGCCGCAGCAAGAGGTTATCGTGCGATTCTAGTAATGCCCGATACAATGACTCAGGAAAGAATCAACCTTTTGAAAGCTTACGGGGCGGAAATTGTACTTACTCCTGGCGATGAAAAAATGCCTGGGGCGATTAAGAAAGCTAAAGAGCTCGTAGAGGAGATCGACAACAGCTTTATGCCTATGCAGTTTGAGAATGAGGCAAACCCTGATGCCCACCGTTTTACTACAGCTACAGAAATTATTGAGGCCATGAATGAATTGGGTAAACCTCTGTCGGTATTCGTTTCTACAGCAGGTACGGGGGGCACAGTCACAGGTACAGGAGAAGAGTTGAAAAAACACTTTAAAGAAATGACTGTACATGTAGCCGAGCCTGCAGGGTCTCCTGTTCTTTCTGGTGGCAAACCAGGCAAGCATAAACTTGTCGGCACAAGTCCCGGTTTTATCCCTGACATCCTAAACCAAGAAGTATATGATGAAATCTTCCAAGTGACCGATGAAGATGCCTATGAAATTACAAGACGATTAGCTCGCGAAGAAGGCCTGCTGTTGGGTACCTCTTGCGGGGCCGCTTGTTGGGCCGCTATTCAAGTTGCAAAACGAAAAGAACCAGGTGAAGTGGTTGTATGCATAGCCCCGGATACAGGGGAACGTTACTTATCTGGAGACCTTTTCCGCTATTAA